In Labilibaculum sp. DW002, one DNA window encodes the following:
- the lon gene encoding endopeptidase La, whose amino-acid sequence MDRRGWGNFCKRVKKLQRLNPAAAEYSVQLNYLQEMIDLPWNEYTKDNFDLKNAQNVLDSDHFGLEKVKDRIIEHLAVLKLKGDLKSPILCLYGPPGVGKTSLGKSIASALDRKYVRMSLGGLHDEAEIRGHRKTYIGAMPGRIIQGMKKAKSSNPVFILDEIDKVGSDHKGDPSSALLEVLDPEQNSAFHDNFLDVDYDLSKVMFVATANNVGAISGPLRDRMEMIDVSGYITEEKTEIAKRHLIPKQLENHGITSKDVKISKEVISEVIDKYTRESGVRSLDQRLAKIMRRIARKVAMDDKYEVSISVEDLKELLGAKMFSRDKYQGNEFAGVVTGLAWTSVGGEILYVESSLSPGKGKLTLTGNLGDVMKESALLAQEYLRARASQLEIKKEAFDNWNLHIHVPQGAIPKDGPSAGVTMITSIASAFTQRKVKKNLAMTGEITLRGKVLPVGGIREKILAAKRAGIKEIILCHENQRDIDEIKPIYLKGLKFHFVEDVMEVLDIALMKQKVNAPLKI is encoded by the coding sequence GTGGACCGAAGAGGTTGGGGAAATTTTTGCAAAAGAGTTAAAAAGTTGCAACGCTTGAATCCTGCAGCTGCTGAATATTCAGTTCAACTGAACTATTTGCAAGAGATGATTGATTTGCCATGGAATGAATATACCAAGGATAATTTCGATTTAAAGAATGCTCAGAATGTGCTGGATTCAGATCATTTTGGTTTGGAAAAAGTAAAAGATCGTATCATCGAGCACTTGGCAGTGTTGAAACTTAAAGGTGATTTAAAATCGCCAATCCTGTGTTTGTATGGCCCTCCTGGTGTTGGTAAAACGTCTTTGGGTAAGTCTATTGCAAGTGCACTTGATAGAAAATACGTAAGAATGTCATTGGGTGGTTTGCACGATGAGGCAGAAATTCGTGGGCACAGAAAAACATATATCGGTGCGATGCCAGGCCGAATCATTCAGGGAATGAAAAAGGCAAAATCATCGAATCCGGTTTTCATTCTTGATGAGATTGATAAGGTTGGTTCAGATCATAAAGGTGACCCATCATCAGCTTTATTGGAAGTTTTAGATCCGGAGCAGAACAGTGCTTTTCACGATAATTTCCTTGATGTAGATTACGACTTATCTAAGGTGATGTTTGTAGCTACTGCAAATAATGTTGGTGCTATTTCGGGCCCACTTCGCGACCGTATGGAGATGATCGATGTTAGTGGCTATATCACTGAAGAAAAAACGGAGATTGCTAAGCGTCATCTGATTCCAAAGCAACTGGAAAACCATGGAATTACTTCGAAAGATGTGAAAATATCTAAAGAGGTTATTTCTGAAGTGATCGATAAATATACTCGTGAATCGGGGGTTAGATCTTTGGATCAACGATTGGCTAAAATCATGAGAAGAATTGCCCGTAAGGTTGCAATGGACGATAAATATGAGGTTTCTATTAGCGTAGAAGACTTAAAAGAATTGTTGGGAGCTAAGATGTTTAGCCGCGATAAATATCAGGGGAACGAATTTGCAGGTGTTGTAACAGGTTTAGCCTGGACATCGGTAGGTGGTGAGATTCTTTATGTCGAGTCTAGCTTGAGTCCGGGAAAAGGTAAGCTAACACTTACAGGTAATCTTGGTGATGTAATGAAAGAATCAGCTCTTTTAGCTCAGGAATATCTAAGAGCTCGCGCTTCTCAGCTTGAGATTAAGAAGGAAGCTTTTGATAATTGGAACCTTCATATTCACGTACCACAAGGTGCTATTCCAAAGGATGGACCATCGGCAGGTGTAACTATGATTACTTCTATCGCTTCTGCTTTTACTCAGCGTAAGGTGAAGAAAAATCTGGCTATGACAGGTGAGATTACTTTACGAGGTAAAGTGTTGCCAGTTGGTGGAATTCGTGAGAAAATTCTGGCAGCTAAGCGTGCTGGAATCAAAGAGATTATTCTTTGTCACGAAAACCAAAGAGATA
- a CDS encoding LON peptidase substrate-binding domain-containing protein: protein MRLIFYFGIAIAYLRLANYFWSERTFCHFNAMKYLFPREDSKQNMTSEIMSSKIEINIGSMGLTNLMDEDSDFIPIIADEDESAIDEFEVPDSLPILPLRNTVLFPGVVIPITVGREKSLKLVREVYANKGLLGAVSQIDYEVEEPEVEDMHKIGTVAQIIKILEMPDGTTTVILQGKKRFEIEAMISNDPFHVARITTLKDIRPEKEDNEFKALVGSIKDIAIKVIKLSPQIPNEATFAIKNIEGSSFLINFISSNSEIKHTQKQKLLEIDEIGNRAMKLLELLVREVQVLELKDDIQSKVKTDMDQQQREYLLHQQMKTIQDELGGTPNEQDVIDLEEKAKDKKWTEEVGEIFAKELKSCNA, encoded by the coding sequence ATGAGACTCATTTTTTATTTTGGCATAGCAATTGCCTACTTAAGACTAGCCAATTATTTTTGGTCGGAACGGACATTTTGTCATTTTAATGCGATGAAATACTTGTTTCCAAGAGAAGATAGTAAACAGAATATGACAAGCGAAATAATGAGTAGTAAGATAGAAATCAATATAGGAAGTATGGGTCTAACCAATTTGATGGATGAAGACTCAGATTTTATTCCAATCATCGCAGACGAGGATGAAAGTGCCATTGATGAATTCGAGGTGCCCGATAGTTTGCCGATTCTACCCCTTCGAAATACAGTACTTTTCCCGGGTGTAGTCATTCCAATCACTGTTGGCAGAGAAAAATCTCTGAAGCTGGTTCGTGAGGTTTATGCAAACAAAGGGCTTTTAGGAGCTGTTTCTCAAATCGACTATGAGGTTGAAGAACCAGAAGTTGAGGATATGCATAAAATTGGTACCGTGGCTCAAATCATTAAGATTTTGGAAATGCCTGACGGAACCACAACGGTTATTCTTCAAGGAAAGAAGCGTTTCGAAATTGAAGCGATGATCTCAAATGACCCATTTCATGTTGCCAGAATAACAACACTTAAAGACATTCGTCCTGAAAAAGAGGATAATGAGTTTAAGGCTTTGGTAGGTTCGATAAAAGATATTGCCATTAAGGTTATTAAGTTGAGTCCTCAGATTCCGAATGAGGCCACATTTGCCATTAAAAATATAGAGGGATCATCATTCTTAATCAATTTCATTTCTAGTAACTCAGAGATAAAACACACTCAGAAGCAAAAATTACTTGAGATTGATGAGATTGGTAATAGAGCCATGAAGCTTTTGGAGTTATTGGTTCGTGAGGTGCAGGTTTTGGAATTGAAAGATGATATTCAATCTAAGGTGAAAACCGATATGGATCAGCAACAACGTGAATACTTGTTGCATCAGCAAATGAAAACCATTCAGGATGAATTAGGCGGAACTCCTAACGAACAGGATGTAATTGATTTGGAAGAAAAGGCAAAAGATAAAAAGTGGACCGAAGAGGTTGGGGAAATTTTTGCAAAAGAGTTAAAAAGTTGCAACGCTTGA